Genomic window (Rathayibacter sp. VKM Ac-2760):
CTACGAGGTGTACCGCGCCACCGACTCGGCCTTCACCCGGATCGGCCCGGCCGAGGGCGTGACCGGGACCAGCCACCTCGACAGCGATCTGCAGCCGGGAGTGACCTACTCGTACCAGCTGGCCGCCTTCGACGCCTCCGGCAACACCTCCGCGCGCACCGCCGCCGCGAGCACCACGATGGCGCTGCGCGCCGTGCCGCCCGGCAACTACGAGAACGGCTCCTCCGCGATCACCACCACCGGCACCTGGACCACCGTGTCCTCCACGATGGACAGCGGCGGCAGCTACGCCCAGCTGACCACCGCCGGCTACGCCGAGCTGTCCTTCGAGGGCACCGGCATCAGCTGGACGGCGCGGCGGAACCCGTCGTCCGGCATCGCCGAGGTGCTCCTCGACGGCCGCTCCGTCGCCTCCGTCGACCTCTACTCCGCCTCGACGCAGTACCGGCAGACCGTCTACCGGATCGACGGCCTCGCCGACGCGGCGCACACGCTGCGGATCGTCCGCACCGGCACCAAGAACGCGAGCGCGATCGGCCGCAATCTGACCCTCGACTCCCTCGTCGTCGCCGACGTCACCGCGCCGTCCGCGCCCACGCGCGTCACCGCGGCCGTGGAGGGGACCGGCGCCCGGGTCGGCTGGACCGCGAGCCCCGAGAAGGACGTCACCGGCTACCGGGTCTACCGCGCCGCCGCCGGATCGTCAAGCTGGACCCTGCTCACCCCGGCCACAGGCGTCGCCGGGACGGACCACCTGGACGACGGCCTGCAGCCCGGCGCCGGCTACTCGTACCAGGTCGTCGCCGTCGACTGGGCGGGCAACACCTCGCCGCGCAGCACGAGCGCGTCGGTGACAATGCCGCAGAACGCCGTGCCGCCCGGCACCTACGAGAACGACTCCCCCGCCGTGACGCTCTCCGGCACCTGGGGCGTCGCCACCTCGCCCGTGGACAGTGCGGGCAGCTACTCGCAGCTGACCACCGCGGGCTACGCCGAGCTCTCCTTCCGCGGCACCGGCGTCTCCTGGATCGCACGGAAGAACTCGTCCTCGGGGATCGCCGAGGTGCTCCTCGACGGGAGGAAGGTCGCCTCGGTCGACCTCTACTCCTCGACCACGCTCTACCAGCAGACCGTGTACCGGGTGGCGGGGCTGACGGACGCCGTGCACACGATCCGGGTGGTGCGCACGGGGACGAAGAGCGACGCGGCGATCGGCCGCAACATCACGCTCGACTCCTTCGTCGTGCCGGACGTGACCGCGCCGGCCGCCGCCACCGGCCTCGTCGTCGGGCCCGAGGGCACCGGTGCGCGGATCAGCTGGACCGCGAGCCGCGATTCCGACGTGGCCGGCTACCGCCTGCTGCGCACTCCGACGACGAGCACGACCTGGCTGCAGGTGCAGAGCGCCCTGGTGACGGAGACGAGCTACTACGACGCGGGACTCACCCCGAGCGGGCGGTTCAAGTACAAGGTGATCGCCGTGGACGACAGCGGCAACGAGTCGCCCGGGACGCCGACCGCGTCGCTGACGGCGCCCGCGCGGCCCGCGATCGAGAGCCCGGCGCTCGCCGACTGCCCGGCGGCGACGGTGACGGTCTCGACCACCGCGCAGCTCAAGACGGCGCTGAGCGCGGCGAAGCCCGGCACCGTGATCCGGCTGGCGGCGGGCGTCTACACCGACTCCTTCATCGTCTCGAAGTCGGGCACGGCGGCGGCGCCGATCTGGATCTGCGGCGGCCGCGACGCGGTGCTCGACGCGGGCTCGACCTCGGAGGCGCGGGCGCTGCTCCTCTCCTCGGTCAGCCACGTCAAGCTGGTCGGCTTCACCGTCCGCAACTCGACGAAGGGCGTGATGGTGGTCGGCAGCGACCACGTCGTCGTGTCGCAGCTGAAGATCCAGAACATCGGCGACGAGGGCATCCACCTCCGCTCGACGACGACCGACAGCGTCGTCTCCGGGAACGTCATCGACCGGACCGGGCGGGAGCGCCCGCTCTACGGCGAGGGGATCTACATCGGCACGGCCGAGGAGAACCGCTGCACCTACAGCGGCTGCCTCCCCGACCCGTCCGACCGCAACATCATCGCCGGCAACACGATCACGAACACGACCTCGGAGGCGATCGAGGCCAAGGCCGGCTCGAAGGACGGCTGGATCGTGGACAACTCCGTCGACAGCGCGGGGATGGGCACCGACCACCAGTCGCCGCTCGTGATCCTCGGCAACTCCTGGGTCGTCACGGGCAACACCGTGGTCAGCGCGCACCGCGACGGCATCCAGGTCTACGCGTCCGAGGACGCCTTCGGCTGGGACAACGAGGTGTTCGGCAACAGCTTCGGCACCGCGCCGAGCGGCTACTTCGCCCGGATGACGGTCGACGTGCACGGCAACATCGTCGGCTGCGACAACGATCCGGGGGCGGCGGGGGTCTCGAACCTGAGCTGCCAGAACTGACGGCGGCCCGGCGCGGGGCGCTCAGCGGGAGGGGTGCGCCTCGATCACCGAGGCCTGCGGACGCCGGACCGAGAGCGTCGAGCTGCCGGGCTCGGCGGAGTAGGCGATCAGCCCCTTCGGGTCGCCGGCG
Coding sequences:
- a CDS encoding fibronectin type III domain-containing protein translates to MLRRARRRAPLALVLAAALAAGLVPLGAAPATAAGSATAPGTYENDSPALTLTGTWNPVASSMDSGGSYAQLTTTGAAEITFAATGVAWTARKNQSSGIADVYLDGARVSTVDLYSAATQYRQTVYSVDGLADGEHTLRIVRTGTKNDSAIGRNLTLDSVVVSDITPPSAPTGVTAVPEGTGARVRWTAAPESDVTGYQVFRAASGSTDWTRLTDDRGVGGTDLLDEGLAPGGGYSYRVAAVDAAGNVSPRSATASVALPQNAVAPGTYENDSPAVTLSGSWSAVASSMDSGGSYAQLGTAGYAEISFTGSGVAWIARKNQSSGTADVLLDGATVATIDLYAATTAYQQAVYRVDGLADGVHTLRVVRTGAKNDSAIGRNVTLDSFVIPDVTAPATPADVSAVPESTGARVSWSASADADTTGYRVERAAGTDDTWTEITPAAGTTALTLLDEALQPGAAYRYRVAAFDGSGNTSPRSAPAAVTTAITAVLPGTWENDSAAVTLSGPWTTVSSSMDSGGGYAQLGAAGYAELSFTGTGVSWLARKNASSGIAEVLLDGVSVETVDLYSASTQYRQTAYRVDGLTDTTHTLRVVRTGTKSDAASGRNITLDAFVVPDVTAPSPPTEVTAVQEGTGARVSWTASPEPDVAGYEVYRATDSAFTRIGPAEGVTGTSHLDSDLQPGVTYSYQLAAFDASGNTSARTAAASTTMALRAVPPGNYENGSSAITTTGTWTTVSSTMDSGGSYAQLTTAGYAELSFEGTGISWTARRNPSSGIAEVLLDGRSVASVDLYSASTQYRQTVYRIDGLADAAHTLRIVRTGTKNASAIGRNLTLDSLVVADVTAPSAPTRVTAAVEGTGARVGWTASPEKDVTGYRVYRAAAGSSSWTLLTPATGVAGTDHLDDGLQPGAGYSYQVVAVDWAGNTSPRSTSASVTMPQNAVPPGTYENDSPAVTLSGTWGVATSPVDSAGSYSQLTTAGYAELSFRGTGVSWIARKNSSSGIAEVLLDGRKVASVDLYSSTTLYQQTVYRVAGLTDAVHTIRVVRTGTKSDAAIGRNITLDSFVVPDVTAPAAATGLVVGPEGTGARISWTASRDSDVAGYRLLRTPTTSTTWLQVQSALVTETSYYDAGLTPSGRFKYKVIAVDDSGNESPGTPTASLTAPARPAIESPALADCPAATVTVSTTAQLKTALSAAKPGTVIRLAAGVYTDSFIVSKSGTAAAPIWICGGRDAVLDAGSTSEARALLLSSVSHVKLVGFTVRNSTKGVMVVGSDHVVVSQLKIQNIGDEGIHLRSTTTDSVVSGNVIDRTGRERPLYGEGIYIGTAEENRCTYSGCLPDPSDRNIIAGNTITNTTSEAIEAKAGSKDGWIVDNSVDSAGMGTDHQSPLVILGNSWVVTGNTVVSAHRDGIQVYASEDAFGWDNEVFGNSFGTAPSGYFARMTVDVHGNIVGCDNDPGAAGVSNLSCQN